From the Cucurbita pepo subsp. pepo cultivar mu-cu-16 chromosome LG05, ASM280686v2, whole genome shotgun sequence genome, one window contains:
- the LOC111795697 gene encoding bifunctional dTDP-4-dehydrorhamnose 3,5-epimerase/dTDP-4-dehydrorhamnose reductase-like, with the protein MGILADSGSGPLKFLIYGRTGWIGGLLGQLCQQQGIDFVYGSGRLENRTSLEADIAAVKPTHVFNAAGVTGRPNVDWCESHKVETIRTNVVGTLNLADVCRERGLILINYATGCIFEYDSAHPLNSGIGFKEDEIPNFIGSFYSKTKAMVEDLLKNYENVCTLRVRMPISSDLSNPRNFITKITRYEKVVDIPNSMTILDELLPISIEMAKRNLTGIWNFTNPGVVSHNEILEMYKQFIDPNLTWKNFSLEEQAKVIVAPRSNNEMDATKLKTEFPELLSIKDSLVKHVFKPNQKTSAA; encoded by the exons ATGGGTATTCTCGCTGACAGTGGCTCAGGTCCTCTCAAGTTCTTGATTTACGGCCGGACCGGCTGGATTGGCGGTTTGCTTGGCCAGCTCTGTCAACAACAGGGGATCGATTTCGTGTATGGTTCCGGCCGCCTCGAGAACCGCACCTCCCTCGAGGCCGACATCGCCGCCGTCAAGCCCACCCATGTCTTCAACGCCGCCGGCGTCACCGGCCGCCCGAATGTCGACTGGTGCGAATCGCATAAGGTTGAGACCATTAGAACCAATGTGGTCGGAACCTTGAACTTGGCCGATGTGTGCCGCGAGAGAGGGTTGATCTTAATTAATTACGCCACTGGCTGCATTTTCGAGTACGATTCGGCGCATCCTCTCAATTCGGGGATTGGATTCAAAGAGGATGAAATCCCTAATTTCATTGGGTCCTTTTATTCCAAGACTAAAGCCATG GTGGAGGATCTGCTGAAGAACTACGAGAACGTGTGCACATTGCGCGTTAGGATGCCGATATCCTCCGACTTATCGAACCCTCGCAACTTCATCACGAAGATAACTAGATATGAGAAGGTGGTCGACATCCCGAACTCGATGACGATCTTGGATGAACTCCTGCCGATATCGATCGAAATGGCAAAAAGAAATCTCACAGGAATATGGAATTTCACGAATCCAGGAGTGGTGAGCCACAATGAGATCTTGGAGATGTACAAGCAATTCATCGACCCCAATTTGACATGGAAGAACTTCAGCCTGGAGGAGCAAGCCAAAGTGATCGTAGCTCCTCGGAGCAACAACGAGATGGATGCGACCAAGTTGAAGACCGAATTCCCGGAGCTGTTGTCCATCAAGGACTCCCTGGTCAAGCATGTCTTCAAGCCAAACCAGAAAACTTCTGCAGCTtag